The Deltaproteobacteria bacterium region CTTGGCGGGCTACGGATGCTCGCCGCAGTCGACAAAACTGGCACCCAGCTGCTCTTACAGATTGTTCTTGTTGGTCAACCCGCACTTGAACAACGACTCACGGAGCCTGACTTACGCCCTATTTTTCAACGTGTTGCGCTGCGATGTCGATTGACTGGGCTTACGGAAGATGAGGTTGCTGCCTACCTTGTTCACCGCGTACACGCAGTGGGTGGGGGACGACGAGATCTTTTTGACGCTGACGCGGTGTCGCATATTGCGCGTGCGTCGCAAGGAATTCCTCGCCTCATTGATCACATTTGTCATCAGGCTTTGCTCTTCGCACGTGATGCTCGCTGCGAAACCGTATCTGCTCAGATGGTTGAGGAAGCGGTGACGGCGTTGCGTCTTCGGGACATTCCTGAGTCAGGACCATCTTCGATCGATGACGCTATTCCCGTGGTATCGCGTCAAGAGGAACATGGCGCTACGCCCATACCACCGCGAAAGTGGAGACGGCTCACCATTGAGGTTTTGCTTGCACTGGGGGCAGTGTTGATGGTGTAGCCGTCACTGGCCTGTTCCGCTGCCCACGACTATTGGTCGGTTTTGGCTACGGTGCGGAACGATAATGCATTCATGCCCCGCCCTTCACTGGGTGCGTTCTCCCAGAGAGAGTTCCCCTGGACAATGATCTTATCAAACACCGCCTTTTTCCCTTCGCCCGATACGTGACCAGTCCCAAGAATCCAACAATCTGAACAGAGCGTAGTCAGTTTATGCCGGAACGGTTCATAGACCGTGCTGGTGCGAAACTCTTCTACATAGGGGTCCGGGTTCGTGCGTACCGTCG contains the following coding sequences:
- a CDS encoding AAA family ATPase; amino-acid sequence: MASPTFFSNSVYQRAYATLLSGIHDHKGFFLLTGERGTGKTTLVQRLMQDAEAVGSCVYLDGSNVLYATIDDVLSFLCTALELSSTESDGVEKLRMLSAHLHALMRNGRTAVLFIDEAQRLNDEVLGGLRMLAAVDKTGTQLLLQIVLVGQPALEQRLTEPDLRPIFQRVALRCRLTGLTEDEVAAYLVHRVHAVGGGRRDLFDADAVSHIARASQGIPRLIDHICHQALLFARDARCETVSAQMVEEAVTALRLRDIPESGPSSIDDAIPVVSRQEEHGATPIPPRKWRRLTIEVLLALGAVLMV